CGGCATGCGCGGCAACACCGCTCTCTTCCACGCCGACGGGCAGCGGGCCCACCTCGCGACGCCGGATGGCATCCGCGAGTCCGAAGGACGGCTCGAGCTGTGCGAGATCAAGACGACGCGCAGCGCGTGGAAGTCGATCCCCCGGCACTACCTGCGTCAGGTGTGGTGGCAGCAGTACGTGCTCGGGGCCGAGCGCACGCTCGTCGTGTGGGAGCAGCACGAGAACTTCGTGCCCGTGAGCGGCGTGCCCGAGTGCCGCTGGGTCGACCGCGACGAGAACGAGATCCACCGCCTCGTGCAGCTCGCCGACCAGCTGCTGCTCGCGATGCGCCGCTAGCGCGGCCGCCGCATCCGCGAGACCGCGACGACCCCGCATCCGGCGACGGCGATGAGCGCCGCGATCGCGACGACGTAGAGCGCGACCGTGCCGTAGCCGTTCTCGAAGTTCGCGGGGTCGAGGAACGGATAGGGGTACCAGCCCTGGCGGCCCGTCGCGTCGCTGTAGACGAGGGGACCGCGCACGAGGGTGTAGAGCACCCACACGATCGGGTAGATCACGACGATGCCGACCGTGCCCCACCCGAGCCGGCGGCGCCCGGGCGCGAAGAGCCAGTCGACGAGCAGCACGATCGGCACGACGACGTGCAGCACCTCGTTCGACCACGCGAGCGTCGAGCCCTGCGGCAGCTCGATGCCGCGCAGCAGCAGGTTGTAGACGACACCCGTCGTCACGAGGTAGGTCGTGGCGCACGCGCGCAGCACGGCGAACCAGCGCGGGTCCTCGCCCCCGCCCCGGGCGAGGTGCACGGCGCCGATCGCGAGCGACACGGCGCCCACGATGTTCGACTGGATCGTGAAGAACGAGAAGAAGTTCGCGACCGAGGTCGCGAGGTCGCGCACGCCCGTCGTCGTCCAGTAGTCGAGGCTCACGAGCAGCTGGCCGACGACGGCGGCCACGACGGCGATCGCCCCGGCCGCGCGGAGCAGGATGAAGGCGGTGCGCATGGCGGCAAATTAGCAGCACGGTGACATGCGTGTAACACCGATGACGCATGACACCCGTTGAATGGCACCCGAGGCGGAAAGGTCGACGACATGACGATGATGCGAGCCGTGACCTTCACGGCGCCCGGCGGTCCCGAGGTGCTCGGGCTCGACGAGGTCGCCGTGCCGACGCGCGTCAACGCGGAGTTCCTCATCCGCGTGGTCGCCGCGGGCGTCAACCCGATCGACGCGAAGACCCGCGCCGGCCGCGGCGCGTGGCCCGGCGTCACGTCGACGCCCGTCGTGCTCGGCAACGACTTCTCCGGCATCGTCGTGGAGGCGCCCTACGAGGCCCACCCGCTGCAGCCCGGCACCGAGGTGTACGGCATGGGCATGGTGCCCCGCACGAGCGGTTCCTACGCCGAGTTCCTCACCGTGAACGCGCTGAGCGTCGCGCGCAAGCCGCCGTCGCTCTCGCACGCCGAGGCGGCCGCCGTGCCGCTCGCCGCGCTCACCGCGTGGGGCATGGTCGTCGAGACGGCGAAGGCGCACGAGGGGCAGCGGATGCTCGTGCACGCGGGCGCAGGCGGCGTCGGCCACTTCGCGGTGCAGTTCGCGTCGTACTTCGGGGCGCACGTCGTCGCGACGGGGTCGGCGCGCAACGCCGCGTTCCTGCGCGAGCTCGGCGCGGCCGAGGTCGTCGACTACACCGCGGGCCCCTTCGAGGAGGCCGTCGGCGAGGTCGACGCCGTCATCGACCTCATCGGCAACGTCGCGGACGAGACGGGCTCGCGGTCGCTGCGCGTCATCCGTCCGGGCGGCATCTACGTCAACGGGCCGACGGGCTCGTTCCCGACGATGGCCGAGGAGGCCGAGGCTGCCGGCGTGCGCGCGACGGGCTACCGCGTGACCCCGGATGCCGCGACGCTCGCGATCGTCACGCGACTCATCGAGTCGGGCGACGTGCGCGTCTACGTCGACCGCGTGCTGCCGCTCGACGACGTCGCCGAGGCGCACCGGCTCATCGAGTCGGGGCACACGCGCGGCAAGATCGTGCTGACCGTCGCCGAGGGCTGAGATGGATGCGCGCGGCTCAGATCGCGCGCTCGAAGACGTAGTCGTCCTCGTAGCGGTCGCCCACGAGGAACCGCTTGACTCCCACGCGCTCGAACCCGCTCTTGCCGTAGAAGCGCTGAGCCCGCGTGTTCTGCTGGTTGACGCCGAGCCAGACGCCCGCCGCCTCGCGCGCCGCCGCCGCGTCGAGGGATGCCGCCATGAGCGCCGCCGCGACGCCGGCCCCGTGGTGGTCGGGGTGCACGTAGCACTTGCTCAGCTCGACCGTGGGGCGCAGGGTGATCGCGGCGGCGACGTCGGCATCCGCGGGCTCCCCCTCGACGAGCA
The Protaetiibacter sp. SSC-01 genome window above contains:
- a CDS encoding NADP-dependent oxidoreductase — translated: MRAVTFTAPGGPEVLGLDEVAVPTRVNAEFLIRVVAAGVNPIDAKTRAGRGAWPGVTSTPVVLGNDFSGIVVEAPYEAHPLQPGTEVYGMGMVPRTSGSYAEFLTVNALSVARKPPSLSHAEAAAVPLAALTAWGMVVETAKAHEGQRMLVHAGAGGVGHFAVQFASYFGAHVVATGSARNAAFLRELGAAEVVDYTAGPFEEAVGEVDAVIDLIGNVADETGSRSLRVIRPGGIYVNGPTGSFPTMAEEAEAAGVRATGYRVTPDAATLAIVTRLIESGDVRVYVDRVLPLDDVAEAHRLIESGHTRGKIVLTVAEG
- a CDS encoding GNAT family N-acetyltransferase; protein product: MTHVRPATPDDLPALAALAALTFPLACPPHVTAEAKAAFIAANLTAKHFARYLDDTARDVLVGVDEAGVLTGYALLVEGEPADADVAAAITLRPTVELSKCYVHPDHHGAGVAAALMAASLDAAAAREAAGVWLGVNQQNTRAQRFYGKSGFERVGVKRFLVGDRYEDDYVFERAI
- a CDS encoding YqaJ viral recombinase family protein, translating into MQPTLSLFDAPPVSHRERIVADAADRVSWLRERARGVTATDVARLTGEKAVRAVAMEKLLGSRFSGNAFTQHGRVREPEIGRWVARTHAGMRGNTALFHADGQRAHLATPDGIRESEGRLELCEIKTTRSAWKSIPRHYLRQVWWQQYVLGAERTLVVWEQHENFVPVSGVPECRWVDRDENEIHRLVQLADQLLLAMRR
- a CDS encoding Pr6Pr family membrane protein — its product is MRTAFILLRAAGAIAVVAAVVGQLLVSLDYWTTTGVRDLATSVANFFSFFTIQSNIVGAVSLAIGAVHLARGGGEDPRWFAVLRACATTYLVTTGVVYNLLLRGIELPQGSTLAWSNEVLHVVVPIVLLVDWLFAPGRRRLGWGTVGIVVIYPIVWVLYTLVRGPLVYSDATGRQGWYPYPFLDPANFENGYGTVALYVVAIAALIAVAGCGVVAVSRMRRPR